The genomic segment GgtttttatttcaatattttagaaactgctgatctcctgggattttcacacacacaacagtctatagagtttacacagtaTGGTACTTGGCACTAACAACCATGctacggttaaagtcacagagatcatgcTTTTTCCTCATGTTGTTTCCCCTGATGTTTAATcattgatgtgaacattaactgaagctcttgacctgtatctgcatgattttattcattgtgctgatgccacatgattagccgattggataactgcataaatgagcaggttcATATTAAACCgaatggtgagtgtatatatttcaACTAAACTGACAATTTTGAGGTATCACAATTTCTTTAACAATAGTTAATCCATTTAATCACCCTCCTTTACTATATTAATGTCTGCCTAATTTATAATGGCTCCTCAAATAAACATAGCTGACGTGATAAGCTATCTTTCATCTTGTTACTAAGGCTGTGAATCAGGGCTATTAGATTCTTTGTTTAAAGAACGTTATGTGCTGTAGTTATATAATCTTTATGATCTACTATTAGTGTTCTCAGCTCTGTTTTTAGGGTACTTTTTAAACAGCCAACTCTTTCTGCTAGGGAAACCCTTTGTTGTACAGTTCCATACAGCCCTTAAAAGTTtaggataagctgtatggaaaatggagggatgataatttagcattttaatcCCATGGAGTCAATATAAATGTATCTTTTTCCACACAAACATTTATAGGGTATGGACTGACAGCACCAACCACCACTGTTGGGAAGATCTTCCTCATTTTCTTTGGGCTGATAGGATGTGCAGCAGCCATTCTCTTGTTCAACCTCTTTATGGAACGTGTCGTCACACTTATAGCATATGTACTGAGTAGATGCCATGAGCAAAGACTGTGGAACAGCAGGCAAAGAACTGCTACTTCTCATCTCACCACACAACTAAGTGGCACAGCAAGTAGACAGCAGGGTTGGAAGCCTTCTGTTTACCACGTAGCACTAATTTTGTTGGCAGTTTGTTTTCTGGTAACATGTGCTGCATCAGGACTCTACTCTGCTGTGGAAGGTTGGAGCTACCTGGAGTCGATGTACTTCTGCTTTGTGACCTTCAGCACTATAGGTTTTGGGGACATGGTGAGCGGGCAGCGAGAGCGCTATGAAACAAGCTGGTTTTACCAGATCCTCAACATGTTGGTCCTCTTTCTTGGTGTCTGCTGTACCTATTCTCTCTTGAACCTCATTGCTATCATGATGAAAGCAATGTTGAACTGGATCCTGGGCAATGTGCTATGTTTGAATTGCTGTTCAGGGACTGGTTTGAACAAACACCAGCCTGATCAGCTCTGCTGGTCTTGCTTCATGTGTCCTAAAGTTGAAGAATCTTATTCTCCACAGCTTCAAATCACCGCCAGCTGTTCTAGCCAACATTGGAGCTGCCATGTGATTAAGCTCAACACAGGGAAATGCAGATGTGAGGGTTCTACATTACAGACTGTGTGCCAGAGTGAGATGCATCGCACAGACAAAAATGTTATCTGTGAGCACAAGGTGTCAAAGGATAACATGACAGAAAATTCACTTCATGTGACCAGTGGCTGTCAGCATAATAGTCTGCCTGAGCTGATGGGTGGCATGGCCATGTTAAATAACTATCTGCAAGAGACAAGCCTTAATAGCTAATCAGCTACTACTCAATTTAGAGGACATTCAACTATGAGAACAAGTTTCATGAAGCATATGGTAAACTCATCAGGACTCATAGTTTTGACTGAAGAGGACTATTATAGTTTTTGTGTCGTCAATTTTTCCAGTCTAAAGTAGATTGTATATTTTGGACAGATACATTGGCTCAGCTTCTGTTCTGCATTTCTTCATGATCCTCTTTCTAGCCAGTAGAGGGACTTGATTCTCAGTGACTTGGCAATAACTTAAAGTTAAAACAATTTCAGTCCTTTTCCCTTTCTTCAGTCATAATTATATCAATATGCTGAATGTGAAGGAGcgtacacacaaaaaaatttagaaaaacatttaataaacatataacaCAATTATGATTACAAATTAGACCATAATGTTCTGTATAACATATTTTCACATAAACATGACCATCTTCTTGTGAAGAAAGCGTAGTTTGGGTCTCAAGatgttttacagtgtttctgtgtatataaataaaatagtaaaatgcTTTGCTTTAATCTTTGGTCTCTCTTGAGTCTCTCATTATCTAGAATGAGGTGCCGTTTTGTTTTCTAATCTGTCCATCTAAAATTTATCCCAACAGAACTCCACAGCTGATTTAGGTATCTGTTGATTATGATTGAAATACACTTGTTAGTTGTAAATGGTAAATTACTTAGTAAATAGAGATTGATGTCAGTGCAGTTCTTTGCTTTTATACAGTAGATGACAGTACTAAAGTTATATCATCATTTGGTATGTAGTAAACAATATGTAATTTGAAATATTgtcaatgtgtttttttattattattactaagaCATTTAAATTACTTATTAAATTAGATGAAAATTAACCTAGAAAACTTTAAGGCTCATGTTACATTTCCCTTCTGTTTCTTTGTGTAagttgtctctttctctctctctcgaaaaGAGAAAAGATCAAATGTATAGGgctgatatttcaaacagctaAATAGCTTAAACGGATAATCACATCCAAACTTTATATGTCTGCTCGGTTTACTCTGTATGTAGAGTTTCCTTGCATGTTGCATGTTCTTccagtgtccatgtgggtttcctgtgggttctctggtttcctccagccTCCCAAAAaccatgctggtaggtggattggctatgctaaattccATTCCCCATaagtgtacgtgtgtgtgtgttgtgtgtgtgtgtatgcacccAGTGCCCTGGGTTGGACTGCCATCTCATTTCGCGTGAACtaggctccagatccattgaccaggataaagtgatgaatgaatgaatgaatgctgctTAGATATCTGGTTATTTTCTGATATTATGCAAAGATGTTAAAGATACAAaatgaatgatgatgattattattattaataataatagatattgttattattattattgttattgttattaccTTCAAAGTTGTCTTGTGCTAATGGATTACGTCATCCGGCGGAGGGATACGGTGTGAAAGAGGGCGgatcacctcctcctcctcccggTTTGCGGTTTGACGGCGGAGTAGTGGCTTTATCTCAGTTTCCGGTAGAAGATTTCAAGACGTTAAGGTTACCGAGAGCGTTGACTGTACCTGACCGGATAACGACTCATATTTCAGTCTGAGAAACCCGGGGTTCAGTTTACTGCGGATTTCCTGCAACTCCTTCGTGAAACAGAATGGTAAGTAAGGGCGATATCCTGCTTCTCTGCCAGCTGTCTGATTAATGAAGGTCTTGCAGTAATTCCGACACGACAGAGAACTACAGTACCACAGCAGCTGTAATACTGCACTGactgtaataaatattattattattattattattattattatcattgcaCTGCGTTCAGGAGATATGCTGCTCAGCTACGCACACAGAAGATGAATATGGCTGCTGTGGAGTACAGACGACGTCCGAGTACAGACGACATCTTATCTTATTGTGCAAGATATCAGTTAAATAACTCGCAAGACTAGACGTCTGAGTAACTAGATAAAGAGTGCAGCTTTGTAAAGACATGTTGCTGCTCGTACCTGCGTGTCTTTCTGATTATTCGGTTAGTGCTGCTAGAGAACGTTTTCCTTAACGCAGATAGCTAATAGTACGTGCTGTAAGCTGCTTGTCTTTAGGAGAAAATGAGCGAGTGGGCGGGTTAATAACAGGTGGTCCAAAAATAACTTCCTCAGGTTAGCAGTTCAATTTAGCTAGCAAACCTGACCACACAAGCCCCGAATTgcggatgatgatgataatgatga from the Ictalurus furcatus strain D&B chromosome 17, Billie_1.0, whole genome shotgun sequence genome contains:
- the si:ch211-261a10.5 gene encoding potassium channel subfamily K member 12 translates to MERVVTLIAYVLSRCHEQRLWNSRQRTATSHLTTQLSGTASRQQGWKPSVYHVALILLAVCFLVTCAASGLYSAVEGWSYLESMYFCFVTFSTIGFGDMVSGQRERYETSWFYQILNMLVLFLGVCCTYSLLNLIAIMMKAMLNWILGNVLCLNCCSGTGLNKHQPDQLCWSCFMCPKVEESYSPQLQITASCSSQHWSCHVIKLNTGKCRCEGSTLQTVCQSEMHRTDKNVICEHKVSKDNMTENSLHVTSGCQHNSLPELMGGMAMLNNYLQETSLNS